The Diorhabda carinulata isolate Delta chromosome 4, icDioCari1.1, whole genome shotgun sequence genomic interval AATGGAGGACTCGGTAAGTTTTAACTTCATTTTCATGATTAATGGGGTAGTATTTACGAAATATCCCATATACGAGTACTGACTTGAACTGGTAcactaaaatagaaaattgttgtttcaaatttatatccAGAGAGATTTCTTTTGAGATCTAAGAGCCGGAAAAAGTCGCTAGGGGTCAGATATGGAAAATACTGTGGATACGGTAGCCCAATTCATGGAACTGACATCGTTTGAATTCGTTTATGACATGGTGTATTGACTTGAAGGAATAGCatttactttttcttcaatttggaCAGTTTTTTTCGCGATTTCGTCCTTGTTTCCTTTTAAATAtagttaatgttaataaaagcAAGCATATAAACGCATTTCCGAGAACCTCCGCATCGAACAGGACAGGCTTCACGGGCAAAAGTATATTTAAATCCAATTCCAGTATTCATTCTATCTTTATCGTCAAGGAACCCCAAGTCTCCCTAAACCTTTTGGTGCGATCAtaccaattttgaataattcgaCGGTGtacatgaattttgaaaatttatttctgtatttCCAGCAGCCGGCGGGGGTCTTCGTCTAACCTACATGGAAGCACCCGACGTGGTTGATCCGAGAGATCAATTTCAATTAGATTGCCATTTTGACATGGGAAATGAAGAGTTGTACGCTGTCAAATGGTACAAAGACGATCAAGAATTCTTCAggtacaattttgatttttttgttgccaaaatttcttttgaatttcatttcaatCTTGATTTGTAGTACAGATGAAAACCATCTGATTATCTGTCTTAATATTGACAACACCTTAACTAATGAGACCCAAATATACGGAAATCTTTCTCGTGGACTACGTAGACTATTGGAAGGACTCATCCCAAGAATCCTTATCCTTTATAACGCCAAGATAGCATAATCCTGAGACAAAGAATGAAAGAATTCAAGGGAAAAAGAAGTTGAGTATCTGGTACTGCCACAAGAAAAGACATTTACAATTAACCAACGAAAATAATTTACCATCGGATAAAACAGGGTGGAAAATTATCCTTTGAGAGGTGTATTCTTGAAGGAATTATTTGGTGgtgaatattaaaatgtttgGAAGGTTAGGAAAGATTTTTTGATACGGGGATTTctaaaaaactatcaatttttcgaaaaaaaattgttatacgAGGAACAGTCGCGAAACTAAGATTTTAAAGGACACTATACTTTCGATTTGGAAACTGAGtaattttagaatattccgGAGGGAAATAGGACCggaaaaatgtcataaaaataaACGATATTCGTCTGTTTCATGTCTATTACTATATTAGACGTATTAAATGTCCTTTCATATCTGGATTTACGTGCTTTTGTATGCGAATACGGTTTATACAacttcatttcaaaaattgaaataattgtgtCCGTTCATGCAAGCTCGGAATTTTCGAAGGGCCATAcgtgtaaaaaattaataagcgAGATACAACTGGATGCACCCGTTGAAAACAGTTTGATAGACATGACTCACAATCCGCTAAAATTAGTAAGCcgacaataaatttttaaaaaatcacgaTTTCATACTTTGTTATTTGTTGAGTAATTcctttaattaaaaatgtttcaatagaatataatttttaattcaatacattcattaaataattattagaaaaaacaaattttcatagtcAAAAATTTCGAACAAACGGAATTGAATGCGTGCCTCGCAAGTAGCCTCATATAAATTAGATTACGAGGTGGAAAACAAGGCAGTTTTGGTAAGTAGATGTCTACATTAGAATATGCTACGCGTCTAGCTTTTTGTCTCACgtgaaaattgacttttacgtTGAGAAAAAGCGACATCACTAAATTAGAAGCATGCCTCGCAAGTAGCCTCATATAAATAAGATTACGAGGTGGAAAACAAGGCAGTTTTGCTAAGTCGATGTCTAAATTAGAATATGTTACGCGTCTAGCTTTTTGTCTCACgtgaaaattgacttttacgtTGAGAAAAAGCGACATCACTAAATTATAAGCATGCCTCGCAAGTAGCCTCATATAAATAAGATTGCGAGGTGGAAAACAAGGCAGTTTTGCTAAGTCAACGTCTACATTAGAATGTGCTACGCGTTTAGCTTTTCGTCTCACgtgaaaattgacttttacgtTGAGAAAAAGCGACATCACTAAATTAGAAGCATGCCTCGCAAGTAGCCTCATATAAATAAGATTACGAGGCGGAAAGCAAAGCGGTTTTGCTAAGTCAACGTCTACATTAGAATGTGCTACGCGTCTAGCTTTTTGTCTCACgtgaaaattgacttttacgtTGAGAAAAAGCGACATCACTAAATTAGAAGCATGCCTCGCAAGTAGCCTCATATAAATAAGATTACGAGGTGGAAAACAAGGCAGTTTTGCTAAGTCAACGTCTACATTAGAATGTGCTACGCGTTTAGCTTTTCGTCTCACgtgaaaattgacttttacgtTGAGAAAAAGCGACATCACTAAATTAGAAGCATGCCTCGCAAGTAGCCTCATATAAATAAGATTACGAGGTGGAAAACAAGGCAGTTTTGCTAAGTCAACGTCTACATTAGAATGTGCTACGCGTCTAGCTTTTTGTCTCACgtgaaaattgacttttacgtTGAGAAAAAGCGACATCACTAAATTAGAAGCATGCCTCGCAAGTAGCCTCATATAAATAAGATTGCGAGGTGGAAAACAAGGCAGTTTTGCTAAGTCAACGTCTACATTAGAATGTGCTACGCGTTTAGCTTTTCGTCTCACgtgaaaattgacttttacgtTGAGAAAAAGCGACATCACTAAATTAGAAGCATGCCTCGCAAGTAGCCTCATATAAATAAGATTACGAGGTGGAAAACAAGGCAGTTTTGCTAAGTCAACGTCTACATTAGAATGTGCTACGCGTTTAGCTTTTCGTCTCACgtgaaaattgacttttacgtTGAGAAAAAGCGACATCACTAAATTAGAAGCATGCCTCGCAAGTAGCCTCATATAAATAAGATTACGAGGTGGAAAACAAGGCAGTTTTGCTAAGTCAACGTCTACATTAGAATGTGCTACGCGTTTAGCTTTTCGTCTCACgtgaaaattgacttttacgtTGAGAAAAAGCGACATCACTAAATTAGAAGCATGCCTCGCAAGTAGCCTCATATAAATAAGATTACGAGGTGGAAAACAAGGCAGTTTTGCTAAGTCGATGTCTAAATTAGAATGTGCTACGCGTCTAGCTTTTTGTCTCACGTGGAAATTGACTTTTACGTTGAGAAAAAGCGACATCACTAAATTAGAAGCATGCCTCGCAAGTAGCTTCATATGAATAAGATTGCGAGGCGGAAAGCAAAGCGGTTATGATAAAACGATGTCTACATTACACGATGGTACGCTTCTGGCAGTCTATCTCATAAAATGAAGTgattagttgtttttttttgtgtgcTGAAAATCCTTTACAGACCAACAACAACAAATGATTGTTTTTTGATCTTCAATTGTTCGTAATCGgaaggaaaaaaaaaagataaatgatCAGTTGAcgaatataataatgaattgatGACTAAAACTTTTGTTCGCAGTCATATGAAATAGCTATATCCGATATTTGTCCATCGATTACCATTTTATAGCCAAAGCTTTATCAAAGCTTATCTGCATATCATACAATAACATATTTGGAAAAGTCGcagttgaaattttaaatgtattatatCCCGAATACGGACTTTTTAcgattttattggaaatataaatgaatttttcattggtACAAGTTTTGTttggtaaattttttataaattatcacTAAAACCTTTTTTCTTTCTGCAAATACGTAttcaaaattagtatttcattatttttaggaGGTTTTGATTATTTCTTAATCCAGTCGTCAACGTTTTTTGTCTAGCAATTTCTTGATTCGCTTAAATTCGGAAAAAAggaagaaacaacaaaaaataaatcaatcaaaaagtaaaatttcatttttatttcgtcAATTATTTTGGCAGTAATATTCACGCGTCAATAGAGATGTAGAAATGtcaagatttttttgaaaattgtacaaaaactctccattttttatagatatatgCCTCAACAAAATCCCCCCACTTTGACGTTTCCCGTTGCTGGGGTGACTGTCATTCCCAACACTAGTGAATGTGATATTACCAGGTGTAAGGTTAATTTGCACAACCTGTCTAGTCGATACAGTGGCGGGGCTTACAGATGCGAAATTTCCAGTGAAGCCCCGGCTTTTCGTCTAGCTGCGGAAACACGAAATATTACAGTCGCTGGtaagttaaaaaaatcacaaaaagtattcaatgaacacactatttactacACTactacactacaccaacactcacaataacactgtctgacgcgcgtttcgataatcaagttttaatttccagatactgaaggtaaacattatattgaacacactatttactacactacaccaacactcatgattacactgtctgacgcgcgtttcgataatcaagttttaGTTTCCAGATACTGGAGGTAAAcatcatactgaacacactatttactacACTACTActctacactaacactcacaattacactgtctgacgcgcgtttcgataatcaagttttaGTTTTCCGATATTGAAGGTAAACATTATATTGCACACACTATTTACTACACTACTACACtccactaacactcacaattacactgtctgacgcgcgtttcgataaccaagttttagtcttcagatactgaaggtaaactgtctCTAAAGATGTATGATTTTGAGTCCTTTCGAAAGcgttttttttgatattttcccGTCCCGCCCTGTCGGCAATTTGGTAAAAATAAGGGAGATAGCCTTCGATATCTCGAGCCATTACGTCATAAATAAACTCGAGCACAACCACATTATCGCGTCATTCATTGAGGGTACAATGAAAGAGATTCCGGAGgcaataatttcaaatcttgGATCGTTACCAAAAAGGAAAATGGGATGCTATCTCCTTTAATCTACAATAATCTCATTGATAGCCCTTTAGGCCATTTATCTAGACGACCAGACCAGAAAAATAAGTAGGAAAGAAGCATAATTGGAAATTGTACGTTTTTCATATAAAGTGTtgatctaaaaataataaaactattatttttcgTATACCAGGGTGACCATAAAGGCctctccatttttttatatatcgcAGCCGACATTTTCTTTATTCCGATCCTTTCAAATTTCGAATTATATGTCTcaaatatgaagtttttcattttttaatagtttcaaaaaGTACAAGTTGTTTTATCTCTTCATTTGTTAGCCCAGGGTCCTTTAAGAATTTTGCGAAAGTCTCTAATTTAATCATTCCATCCCTCTTCAATATCCAACCATCCATATCGAGAAAAATTAATCGTAGATTAAAGTCAAAGTTAAACGCTTTCTAGACATCAtcataaatttcgttttttttgtttttatattcaaaccTATTAGTTTTGGGTTTGACAAGTTATCAGCAATTAAGACCGTGTTGCAATGTAAGTTTTCAACGTCTTTTTCATCTATATCGAGTCTTTTTAAGAGCCGCATTAATTTGTGGTGTCATACACTATCCAATGCCTTTTCGTAGTCAATTAACCATAGACAGACATCTGGTTTTTGGTCTTTAGTCTTTGTTATATTCTATATCTTGGGAAtggaataagttttttttttgttccagctTTACCAAAGGAAAAACCGAAAATAACTGGTTTAGCTAGCTCCTACGCGGACGGTGATGTTCTAACAGCGGAATGTACTTCAGACTTTGCGTATCCTATTCCCGTGTTGAGATGGTTCGTCAACGGAGAACCGGTAAGTCAGatcagaaaatatttctttgttcgCTGCTTGTTTGTATCAGTAATACATTAAAACAGCAGATTCtcttcaaaaaaattctttatcgAGTAAATTCGCACGGACTTGATCGAAATTATAGACAAATATGATTCTAACCAGAACGAGACTGTTTAAAGTTTGTCCAAAAAAGTACAGTCAGTCATAAAACCATCTAATGAGGACGGCAGTTTAAGAAGTGAACCTCGGGGATAGTCATGGTTACAGAAGATGAAGCGATTGAAGATGTTAGAGAGAATGTAGAAGAGGTTGATGGAATCATGTCAATAGAATACCATAAAACGGAAACCAAACAcaaaaatgatatgaaaaatgGCAAAAACTTTTCTCTTAATAATAGTAATTGACCACCATCATCATCAAGTTTTTCAATCCCATGTGGATTATGGATATcgcttttggcgctttaaatcctttttttttgaggtggattactcctcgttttctaatttttattttctttatagtttgtcgtttgttttggctgcttttgttagaGGATACTTTTTTTAGTTGcgttttttttgcattttgcaATTATTCCTCTATGTTTAAAATGTCGTGTTGCCTTATGAAAACACGTGGTGCAaactaaaatattcatttcatatttgaacAACATATAAAATGCTTTCTTTTTGCCACTACCAGCACATTCTTCATGCGACCGTCTGCAGCAAATTGAACACTGCACCAGACTTCTCCACGTTTGTCCGTTGAATATTTTCCAGCGCAGAAAATGCACTCTGCGTCACTTTCTTCATCGGTATCCATATCTGAGTCATCATCATCTAAAATATCTTCTGAGGAGACCGAGGATTCTATATTCTTCACCCTTTTGTTATTGTCCAACGTCTTCTTTTTAGTTTTACtctattcttttaattttggcaactgttttttttttcttgagtgacttttttctttgtttctctTTAACACTGGTTTCTAATTCGTGCTTGTAGGGTGTACTTGTAATCAACGCTGCAGAACCAGTTTTACGTCCTCTGTTTGAAGTAGGAATCATTGAATCGGGGGATGGTAAAGGTGAAAAGTCTTGAACTTTTGCAATGTTCGATAACTGTTTAGTTTTAAGACCGCCGCCCATTTGTTGCTTCGGGGGTGGTTTTTCAACAGACAGTTGCGTTGAGCTACCGGTGTGGACTGGTTCGGACGAAAGAGTCTTATCGGAAGAGTATTCTCGAGGTGGAGTTCTTTCTCTTTGTCTAcgtctgaaaatattttccgaTCGAATGGGAAAATTCCTGCTTTACGAAATCCATTGGCTGATATCTCAGCAGTAGCACATTTCTGATAAGCAGGACACATAATAAACGATGCATGTACGAGACTTGATGTTATTTACATTGAATAATACATGTTTGGAAAGCTTAAACtttcatttttcgaaataatcgcaattaagatcaatacattttgCGCGCGGTGTACCAGCATCTTCTTCATGCTTGAGTCGTAGCAGTCTGATAACTTTAAACATCTTCATTCAGCTCTTCGAGTCCTAAACGGTATCTAAAAATCATCTTTTCACATTGCTTCGTCTTTTTTCGCACAGTTTCTTTCGGAAACGTTGGCCGGCCAAAACGTTGTTTGTCGTGGATGAATGTACGTtcgtttttgaaatttgtatactacaccctgtatattaatacatttctggaatctacgtaaaattttagtatactttcgtctaaaaactgttttcgaaaaatgcataatttttgaattattaatttttttgtaaaaaatttgacctgTTAtaaacccttataaattatttttttacgaggatacccttaaagatatgaaaatggtttttattcggTTGTTTTTAACAAGGTcagatgtatttgaatctatgttgaaaaaaatttttattttatacagggtgtgtataaaaagtgttcataATTTagcttcataaatatcaaatttctttatttttttaaatagaaccacccggttttttgtattttaatgcatttaggGATAAAAAAtgaggcaaattcatgtatactttcgtATACCTAAACTTTACTGTTatccaaaaattaaatgttttctgtaaataaaatttagaccacacctacATCTCTAAAacaagaaaacatttaatatctggataaaggcaaggtttaggtataggaaaatatatatatttgccttatttttcacccctgaatgcattaaaatagaaaaaacagggtggttctatttaaaaaaataaagaaatttgatatttatgaagttaaactttgaacactttttatacacaccctgtatgaaatgaaaacattttaaacatagattcaaatacctctaaccttgctaaaagcaatcgaatagaaaccattttcatatcttcaaggatatcctcgtaaaaaaataatttataagggccTAAAACCAGgtcatattttttacaaaaaaattaataattcaaaaattatgcatttttcgaaaaaagtttttagacaaaagtatactaaaattttacgtagattccaaaaatgtattaatatacagggtgttgtatttaaaataacaaagttacagtggactttcggtagaaaattttttttccaagaatttttgattaggttaggtataAAATCCTCGTTATAATTTGTTTGACTATAATTATAATTGCATAGTTGAGAAAATATTCACTCTTTGGTATTCTATTGACaactcttttatttttttattcgcaTTTACACGCGTTTATTTCTTGAGCAAATTATTTTATGGACAACCCTCGTAAAACTATCtgtacaaatatttcattttattttcgaattttctgtttctaaaacaaaatataatataaaatgtctTTAGTAACAAGATTCATTGCATTATATATCGAGTTAATATCCATCTACGAAAAGTATTTCCAAGAATATGGCATAGGAAATGGATGTAATGatgaatttctaaaaatagacaTAGAAAATCGCTCTTCCTTTCCGCTTTCGATAtgtaaattataacaaaatactAGAGGCGTGGATTAAGAGGCAGATATGATATATTCGCTATCATTTAAAGCGATAagtcaaataatttttcgtcCTTACTTGGAATCGCATGCTAAGGATTAATATTTTAGCTGACTTTATATCGTAAAACAaattcgataaccaaaaatataaaacttacaCCGAAgatataaaattcggtaaaaaaaaatagtgttaatttaaataatttgaacgGTGGGATCAATTTGACTGGGCTATTTGTGAAATCTCACGACAGTTCGGTTAGTCACAAAAAAGTGACAGCTATTTAAGTTAAAATACCTTCGGAAtaacagatttaaaaaaaaattgtcagcaaaagcttcaaaagtgttatccggactctgctccatcgaaaagaaccatgagaaagctttaaTCAAAGTCGATCTAAAACAACAACGTCTTGATGATTCCAAGCaatgtttggccatgtttataCGTAATAAATCAGGTTTTTTGCATCAAAATGTGACAATGAATCCATCAGTTCACTTCGTAATCAAAAAGATcgtcatctgagtggactgaaCCATGTCTGAAGAGTCCAAAGGTACAACAGACAACTGGGAAAGTTGTGTCTttagtattttgggatgcacTTCGTCGACTAGCTCCAAAAGGGGCCGATTCACCAAGATCTATTCAGAAAATGATGGTAATAATCATTGAATTGAACGAATTGCTTCCCCATCCACAATATAGTCCAGATATAGCCCCCATTGACtactgatttcaaaaaaatgctcgccgttAAGAAATTCAgatcaaatgaagaagcaatcgCTGAAACTGAAGCATATGTTGAAGACAAAGATAAATCCTTCTACAATCGCGGCATGGATAAGTTTGACAAGCATTAAAATgatgtattgctcttgaagaagATTATGGACTGATGATTATCCACAAAAATGGTAGATATAGAATCGGCGGTTTCTGCTGAGCTGTGTGTCGAGCCTGCCAAAATTGAAGCGTTATTTCCAATGCCAAGTCCGAGGAGTTTGTTTAGCCTATGAAGGTTTTTACTTGTTTGTCAAAATATGGCCGGAGAAATGCTCCATTTTTGAAGGTCTACCACTTTAGGAAAACCTAAAGGAAAAGATCTACGAATACCAGTAACATCCAGGTGTAGACCGGGAAAAGATCGAAAATGGAACAGATCGCGTATATTTGAGGTATAATCGATATTGAGAAATATACACCAGATGAAAGAAAACTAATTGAttgatatatttgtattttggtTAGTTACTTTATATACCGTACAGGTTTATTTGAAGTAATTCTGTAGAGCAACACGATAAATAAGTTTCTGAAACGAAAATacatttccatttttgttatttttcattttggagGTTTCTTTGATGATTCTGTCAATAACGTTTGcttcaaaatacattttacaACTAAAAGAACTTTTTCCTTTCCTCGCTTTTCTCcgacaatttttctttttttaatatttcatttttattacttcgAACAGGTTCAAACATCTTTACGTATTCAAAGCTCTTACAGGCATTTCTAAATGCATAAATTCTGAATGTACTTAGCATTTAAAAAGAGTTTTTTCTTTGTCTCTAGCGGACGTTAGAATGAAAAATGGTAAATAGAAATCATTCAAATAACATGACTAATTTCATAATAACCAAGACGTATATATAAACTTCTATCATTTGTTTACAAATTATGATTTCTTGCACGTGTAAACTGGTGTTAACCCTGCCTAATAACTGAGAACTACGGAAAATCTTCCAAAGAAACCTTCCGTACTGACGTGGTTTCGTGGACAATTTTGCTAAAGCTAAACTAAGCTAAGCACACCaacgtgaatcatcttcaacaCATTCTCGGCCATTTTAAAAACGTTTAAACCATTCAAAAATACGGGGACGCGTCAAACTTTAATTTCCATACActtatttcgataaattttgagtttcagttgcagttttttcaagtttcgtAACAATCCgaggcaaaataaaaaaaatggctCCTATA includes:
- the LOC130892816 gene encoding uncharacterized protein LOC130892816 isoform X1 yields the protein MSAGPYSPLNSALFRTLAVLGRILVVLNGGLAAGGGLRLTYMEAPDVVDPRDQFQLDCHFDMGNEELYAVKWYKDDQEFFRYMPQQNPPTLTFPVAGVTVIPNTSECDITRCKVNLHNLSSRYSGGAYRCEISSEAPAFRLAAETRNITVAALPKEKPKITGLASSYADGDVLTAECTSDFAYPIPVLRWFVNGEPAVPVSRPTIIERESDFLVAQSIILRLLISGNLSRGDSIQIGCEASMPNVNFVPQLSTVIIPFKTANGEGVANNEKLQLWYSAFSSTPSPNYSSYHIILSIFLYIVIRYIANY
- the LOC130892816 gene encoding uncharacterized protein LOC130892816 isoform X2; amino-acid sequence: MSAGPYSPLNSALFRTLAVLGRILVVLNGGLAGGGLRLTYMEAPDVVDPRDQFQLDCHFDMGNEELYAVKWYKDDQEFFRYMPQQNPPTLTFPVAGVTVIPNTSECDITRCKVNLHNLSSRYSGGAYRCEISSEAPAFRLAAETRNITVAALPKEKPKITGLASSYADGDVLTAECTSDFAYPIPVLRWFVNGEPAVPVSRPTIIERESDFLVAQSIILRLLISGNLSRGDSIQIGCEASMPNVNFVPQLSTVIIPFKTANGEGVANNEKLQLWYSAFSSTPSPNYSSYHIILSIFLYIVIRYIANY